A window of Mixophyes fleayi isolate aMixFle1 chromosome 10, aMixFle1.hap1, whole genome shotgun sequence contains these coding sequences:
- the TK2 gene encoding thymidine kinase 2, mitochondrial: MSVRAVSRVCSRLWAGIKGQRSTTNRGFSSGSQAQHNILKNNKAKSTICVEGNIASGKTSCLEYFSNTANLEVLTEPVAKWRNVHNHNPLGLMYLDPCRWGLTLQTYVQLTMLDMHTRPSIAAVRMMERSIHSAKYIFVENLYRSGKMPEVDYVVLTEWFNWITKNIDISVDLIVYLRTSPETCYQRLKMRCREEERVIPLEYLYAIHGLYEEWLVKQTSFSVPAPVLVIDADKDLEEMNRHYEANRGKILSA, from the exons ATGTCAGTGAGAGCAGTATCCCGGGTGTGCAGCAGGTTATGGGCTGGGATAAAGGGACAACGATCCACCACCAACCGGGGATTTAGCTCCGGCAGCCAAG ctcaacataacattttaaaaaacaacaaagcaAAAAGCACA atctGTGTGGAAGGAAACATAGCAAGTGGAAAGACCAGCTGTCTTGAATATTTCTCTAATACTGCAAATCTTGAG gTCTTGACGGAACCTGTAGCGAAATGGAGGAATGTCCACAATCACAATCCGCTG GGTTTAATGTACCTGGATCCTTGCAGATGGGGGTTAACGCTACAGACCTACGTTCAGCTCACTATGCTTGATATGCACACCAGACCATCG ATCGCTGCTGTTAGAATGATGGAGAGGTCCATCCACAGTGCAAAGTACATATTTGTAGAAAACCTTTACCGAag TGGGAAGATGCCTGAAGTGGATTATGTGGTGTTAACGGAGTGGTTTAACTGGATCACAAAGAACATTGACATCTCTGTCGACTTGATAG TGTATCTGCGGACATCGCCTGAAACCTGTTACCAGAGATTAAAGATGAGGTGTAGAGAGGAAGAGCGGGTGATACCTTTG GAATACTTGTACGCGATTCATGGACTCTACGAAGAGTGGCTCGTTAAGCAGACCTCGTTTTCCGTGCCTGCACCTGTTCTT GTCATAGATGCGGATAAAGATCTGGAAGAGATGAATCGGCACTATGAAGCCAATCGCGGGAAGATCCTTTCAGCTTGA